The following is a genomic window from Daphnia magna isolate NIES linkage group LG4, ASM2063170v1.1, whole genome shotgun sequence.
ttttaattacaTGATATAATGTATACATATATCTGTATATGTAGAATGATTAGTGTAGTTTGTATGATAAGTGATGACATAACTTATAAGGATGCCCATTCGGCAATGTGTGCTTACATTAGTACGGCTCCTGTATGGACACTAACATAAGCCAGAGACGCAGTgatttaataattttatatCAGTTAGTTACACGACACAGCTATGTTCTACCCTATCAAACATGTTGCCGGatcgaaaaaaatttgataaaaaaagaCAATAGTACTCTCCAGTACATCTGCCTTCATCAGTGGGAAAAAGCGCTTTAAGAAGTTAATTGCTGCAGGTAACTTTCTGCGCAATTTGCCTATTCATAGTAAGCCCTCATAGTAGCAAAATTCGCAAAAATATCCATGAGttgcaaaaaaaggaatagtCCCCACCTGTCGGAGAGAGTTTACTTCGCGACCAAACAGCATGTTACGCTCGTGAAATAGACtaatatttcattattttcaaagatttcaaaGTGTGGATGTTCAAATTCTACTACCGTTTCCTAGCCGTATTATGAATTCTCTCTATAGAATCTCTgccttcctctttttttagcTAGGCCGAGGTGGTGCAGTAGTAGACAAAGCACGGGGAAAGAACTGCGAAAAAAAGCAACTGTGAAATATACTTTAACTCACGACTGTATATTGTGCAAAGAACTGTACTGCGTTTTAACGATTTTGGAATTATGGGACAATTTACGTGCAAAAAGCTATAGGTATATGACTGAGCTTTTCATGTACGTATTTTACCTACTCCGTATTAGAAAAAAACTGATGTCGGATTTGGTGTTCCCAAGCCTTCCCCTCCTCGTCACATTTCCCAAATATGCAGCTTCTCTCTGTCACTTCTCTCCAAATGGTTATGTAATTTCATTCGTTAGGTGCTTGATTATTGTAACGCTTGTTAGCAGCATGAAACATCAAATGCTGCTTTTCATCATCGTCAGTGAGATTTATAGGAAATAGTAGTAACGATAACTTCTTCCATTTAGATGTACATAGCTATGGAAGCCTTGGCCGACGGAGGTAATTTAAGAAGACAAATAACTAATTGAGTGTGCCTACGTAAACCACAACGTATATATCATACCACACAGGCGTAAAAATGGGAATTCCTAGGGACCTAGCGTACAAACTCTCAGCACAGACATTGATTGGTGCTGCGAAAATGGTCCTTGAAACCGGGCGCCATCCTGGTGCATTGAAAGACGACGTTTGTAGTCCTGCCGGTAGGAAAAACCCAtcttaaatcaaatcaatcagCCTATTCtattaattaaatttctttcctttttttctgttattttttaCTGATAACAATATTGAGCAGGATCCACTATTCAAGCGGTTTATTTCCTGGAAAAATCTGGATTTCGCTCAAGTCTGATGGAGGCAGTCCAAGCCGCAACGCTGAAATCCAAGCAAACGGGAAGAAAAGAGTAATGATGAATGGACGTCAGAATCCGAAAATGATCAAATAAACAACTTGTCGTTGTGAAAGTAGCCAAACATGTATTGATTTTTACAACACTTTTGGCGAGTAACAAATAGGCAAACTTCCGAAGAATACAGGTTAAATATGAGTTCATTGGGAGGACACATCTCAATTGTTTCTAAGAAAGTTGGTATGCCAACTAAAATTTGCAAAAGGAATTGACGAGACATTAATATAGTCCGGTCCTGTAATTATAAAGTACAAATTCCAAAAAATCATGTCCCATACAGTGCATCCATCACAGTGACGAGTATTTATTTCCGTTAACGTGGAAACGTAAAATGGAATCCATCAGTTCGGTTACATCTTTAATAAACGCGCCCCTCCCCCCAATCATTTCTCTTAAAATCGCAGTTTCTAATTCTCCTTGTGGAATCGTCTATGATCTTAGCGCGGATTTCCAATGTTGGATTAGATGTGATCCCAAATCTTCCAGATCCGGCCACTGCTTGACTACAAAAGCAAACAGAAACGCTAATATGCAGGTTGTTAATACGCGCAACCTAAAAATTCGACCAATATTTAAGCtttaatttattcaaaatACTGATTTCATCAATTCACCTTGTCTTTAGAAACGGAGCGATTATGTTTGCTGAAGTTGAAACGACGACTAGCACTAGTTGAAGCAAAGTTAAGGCCATGTTGATGAATTTGACAAGAACAGCCCGAGCATTGGAGTTTTCAATCCCTTCCAGACTAACATGCTGCTGGTGCTGGGCTTGATGTTCCACTTTCGAAatctaaaaaggaaaaaacgcTTAAAGAATGAAGGCAAAACGACGAGAAAATCCACAGATTTCATTTACTCGGGTATGACAGCTGTCCAACAAGTCATGGATATCTCTCAGTCTCTCTTCGGATTGGTATTGTACTTTTTCTTCCATATCGGCAATATTTTGTTTGAGATTCTCCACCTTAAACATTCAGGTCATTGTGTTATTGAAGGATGCCAACATTTTATTATGCTTAGCAATAaatttttggttcttttttgCCAACCTCGTTCTGGTGCAATTCAGTTAAATCATTGATTTGTTCTTCTAAGCGCTCTACCCGGAACCGCTCTTCTTGTAGGGCAGCGCTAACGAAGGACACCTCCTGCTGAAGATGCACCTGCATCACAATATAATTTTGGGTTAGGATCTAGTAATGAAGACgattaaatttacaaaatcACCTTGACTTGTTCCATTTCCTCACGCAGCCGATCAACTTCTTCCCTTCTTTCTTGAAGCTCTTGAAAGAAAGACTCCAATCCCATACTCAGCCCTAAATTTGTTCCGACGACATTGTGTCTAGGAGACATATGCAAGCCTCCGGCCATGCTTTCGCTGGTGACTGAACTGCCACACTCTGATCCTTCTTCCGATGTGTACTTACCACCTCCCGAACCCTGGCTGGTAGCAGGAATGATCGCGGAGGATCCAATTGTCTAAAAGACATGcaaaaaattatacatttgAAAGCAACGTTGATTAAACCGTTACCTGTGATACGGCTCCATGGCCAGGAAGAGAATTCGAATTTCCAGCACTCATATTATTGACTGGGGCCGGTGAAACGACAAAAGCGTCTTCTGGTGCAGCCGAGCTTGATGTGTTTTCCACTGCACGTATTTGATTAATGTTGTCGGCACTGCCAAACTTGTTTCGTATCAGGTGAGCGAATTCTCTCGGTTTTGACATAACAGTTCTATCGTGAAAGACATCTTAGATTTGTCTCAGATTTCTACGGTGGTACCACAGAAGGGAAGTGAAAAGAGTTAGACTCACTTTATTCCCATGCCTACGCCACGAAGGACTTGCTTGGGTGCCCGATGTCCGTGATTTCGAGGAATCCCTTGAGCTTCAAGAGCTTTGAGTCGACTTTGGTAAGTATCCAGTTTACGTTGCAGTACTTGCATCTGCTGAGCAGACTTggtgttctttttttcaaaaacagctTTCAAGCGGATCTGTTGCTGCTTGTCGGCCTGGGAAGCCAAACGGAGATATTCATTCACATTTTCATCGCGAGAAGTTTGTTCGTCTCGTATTGATTCGCGTGTTTTATTGACTTTAGCCTGgaacaa
Proteins encoded in this region:
- the LOC123471497 gene encoding transmembrane and coiled-coil domains protein 2-like is translated as MDKFQEIHGKTTHTMETSYTSSSRGPSPSRPSSVTCNTATTINSQGSNNGRKALEMSTNMKSGRRKSPVLSKRHAERGDKGGGGSTTGAATTGSTTGVLFNASLGTSNNAHLSLNSNLALPVTPSTQSLLSVADERNHSNLQSTASAPTGLLDPSALSSSTMISKTVEDQAVDDDPDVSYFSAGAEGGNTMLDELDGAGGSLSYAPGTPQYHKVRLEMEQIHAKVNKTRESIRDEQTSRDENVNEYLRLASQADKQQQIRLKAVFEKKNTKSAQQMQVLQRKLDTYQSRLKALEAQGIPRNHGHRAPKQVLRGVGMGIKTVMSKPREFAHLIRNKFGSADNINQIRAVENTSSSAAPEDAFVVSPAPVNNMSAGNSNSLPGHGAVSQTIGSSAIIPATSQGSGGGKYTSEEGSECGSSVTSESMAGGLHMSPRHNVVGTNLGLSMGLESFFQELQERREEVDRLREEMEQVKVHLQQEVSFVSAALQEERFRVERLEEQINDLTELHQNEVENLKQNIADMEEKVQYQSEERLRDIHDLLDSCHTRISKVEHQAQHQQHVSLEGIENSNARAVLVKFINMALTLLQLVLVVVSTSANIIAPFLKTRLRVLTTCILAFLFAFVVKQWPDLEDLGSHLIQHWKSALRS